Genomic DNA from Rhodothermales bacterium:
ATTCCGCAACGGATCGAGTCGGGAGGACATCTACCGCACGTTCAATACGGGTCTGGACGGCAGCCCGATGCCAGCCTACGAGATCGAGCCGATTGAAGACCGCTGGGCGCTGGTGGATTATGTGCTCTCGCTGTCCAATGACGAGCCGAACTACGCGACCACGCTGGTTGCCGACCCGGTCGATGCCATCTCCGAGGAAGCGTTCGAGGCGGCACGTCCCGCGCTCTTCCCGATTGTTGGCCAGGTGGTAGAGCCCGGCCGCTCATTCTTCCCGGGTGTCAACGCGGTGGAAGCCAGAGCTCTTGTAACGGCTGACCAGATTGCCGTGCGGCTGCGCTGGCACGACCTGCAGGCCGACACGCGGGGCAGCAACGGCCCGGACGTCGCGGTGGAAGAAGTGCCCGGCGAGCCCTGGATCGGCGCGCCGGATACCTCCGGCACGTGGTCGGATGCGGTGGCGCTGCAATTCCCGACGGAGGCCCCGGATGGCGTGGAACTCCCGTACTTCATGTTCGGAGACCGAAAAAATTCCGTCGACCTGTGGTTTGCGGACATGGCCGGTCCGACGGCAACGCACTACGTGGGCAGCGGCTCGAACGCGCTGACGGCTGAGGGTCCGAGCCTTGGTGTGGACGCGGCGTTCGAAGACGGTGCCTGGACTGCCACCTTCACCCGGGATCGCTCGGTGGAAGGCCATATCGGCTTCGAAGCAGGCACCTTCATTCCGGTGGCCTTCACCGTTTGGGACGGCTTCAATGCCGAGGCCGGCAACCGGCGCGGCATCAGCGTCTGGTACAACCTGTACGTCGATGTGGCCGACAAGCCCTCTCCGGCGGGCCCGATGGCGGGATACGGACTGTTCACATTGCTGCTGGGGGTTGGAATCACCTTCTACATGCGCCGCAAATACGCCTCTGAATAACTCTGCAGCCCCCGCGCCCATACCGACCGGCTCTGGTCTCCTGGAACCTGACCAAGAAGTGCAATCTGGCGTGCCCGCACTGCTACATGGATGCCGGTCAGGGGGCCGAGAATGAACTGACCACCGAGGAGTGCCTGGATCTCGTCGTCGAGATGCGTGCGCTCGGCACGGAGATGCTGATCCTGACCGGCGGCGAGCCGCTGCTTCGCCGGGACATCTACCAGATTGCAAGCCGGGCGTCCGAACTTGGCATGTGGGTGGTCATGGGCACGAACGGTGTGCTGGTCAATGACCACGTCGCGAAGAAGATGGTGGAGTGCGGCGTAAAGGGCGTCGGCATCTCCATCGACTCGGTGGACCCCTGCAAGCACAACGCGTTTCGCGGCGGCCCGGACGCCTGGAAGTATTCGGTGCGTGCCCTCGAAATCTGCCGCAAGCACGGCCTGGAGGTGCTGGTGCAGTCCACGGTCATGCGCGACAACCTGGAGGAGGTGCCGGACCTCATGGCGTTTGCCCGGGACAAGGGCGCCTGGTCCTTCAACCTGTACTACCTCGTCGAGACCGGCCGGGGCCGGGAGATGGCCGAGCAGGAGCTCAGTGCAGCCCAAACCGACGCCTCACTGCGCGAACTCGTCGATGCCCAGCATGAGTACGCGCCCATGCTCGTGCGCGCCAAGTGTGCGCCACAGTTCAAGCAGCTCGCCTTTGAGATGGGCCGGGGCGGCATGGAATCCGGCGGCTGCATGGCCGGCACGGAGTACTGCCGCATCACCCCCGAAGGCAACGTAACGCCGTGTCCCTACATGGACCTGGTCGCCGGCAACGTGCGGGACCAGGGATTCACAGCGGTTTGGGATACGTCTTCCGTACTGCTGGACCTGCGCGACACCGCCCGGCTCAAGGGCAAGTGCGGCTCCTGCGAGTTCTCGGAGCTATGCGGCGGCTGCCGCTGCCGGGCCTACGCCGCCTCGGGAGACCACCTGGCCCAGGATCCGGCGTGCATGTATCAGCCCGGCTCCATGGAGCGCCCGGAGATCCCCGATGTGGCGTTCTCCGATCCCGTGATTCGCCGCATCGACCGCATTCCCATCGCCTTTATCCGGGAGAAGGTGCGTCGCGGGCTCATCGCCTACGCTTCGAGGCACCATCTTTCCGTGGTCACCACGGCCGACATGGATGCCGCCATTGCCGGCAGCGGCCGCGCCATGCCGGCCTGGGGCCAGTCCTGACGCCATGTTTACGATCACCGACAAATGCACCGCCTGCGGCAAATGTCTGCCAGAATGCCCGATCGAAGCGATCGAGGTAGGTGATCCCATCTACGTGATCAACGACACGTGCTGCGACTTTGAGGAGTGCGTTTCTGTGTGCCCGGAGGACGCCATCGTGCCGGAGGAAGACGCATGAGACGTCAGGACGCCTACGGATTGGCCGACGTGGCCGTTGGCGAGAACAACGAGTGGAACGAACTCCACTACGTCAGCCGCCAGACGTTTGCGCAAATGGCCCCTTCGGTTCTGCGCCTGGAAATCGGGCGCATCAGCCGACTCATTGGCACCCTGCCGGTAGACGACGACTTTCGCAACTCGCTCGTCTCCGCACGATTCCGACTCGAACAACTCCGCACGATCGTGCTGGGCGACTTCCAGACCGCCAGCCTGACCGAATGCGACCAGCACCTCAGCGCGGCGATTCTCGCCGTAGGGGTGCGCGCCCCCACCCGCCGCGGTACCATGGACCGCACGCTCGATAACATTGCCGACCGCCTGGGCTACGTCCGGGAGCGGCTCAGCCGACTGCGCTGACGCATGTACAAGAAGATCTTCGTACCGGTAGACAACTCCGAACACAGCATCACGGCCGTGGACATGGCCGTGGCGCTGGGCAAGGAATTTGAATCGGAACTCGTGGGCAGTCACGCCTACGCAGCCCGCCTGCATGACTACCGGTTCAAGCAGATGGAATTCACCCTTCCCGATGAGTACCTCATCGAGGAGGAGATGGAGAAGCAGCGCAAGGTGCATGACACCCTGATCACGATGGGACTGGAGCTGATCTCCGACTCCTATCTGGTGGTGATGCAGGCGCGCGCCCAGGAGGCCGGACTGCAGTTTGAGCCGAAGATGTACGACGGCAAAAACTTTCGGGTGATCGCCGACGACATCAACACAAGCGACTATGACCTCGTGATCATGGGCGCCCTGGGGCTCGGTGCCGTCAAGGACAGTCAGATTGGTTCGGTGTGCGAGCGCGTGGTGCGCCGCACCAAGACCGACACACTGGTCATCAAGAACACCGCTCCCATGGAGGACCAGCTGACGCCCAACGTCGGCGAGGTGGCCCACAAGGACGGGGGCGGCATCGTGGTGGCCGTGGACGGCAGTCCCGAGTCATTTGCAGGCCTGAAGACGGCCATCCAGATGGGCAAGGCACTCGGCAAAACGGTGGAGGCCATCAGCGCCTACGATCCGTACCTGCACTACGCGATGTTCAACAGCATCGTGCATGTGCTGACGGAGAAAGCCTCGAAGGTCTTCAAATTCCAGGAGCAGGAGCAGTTGCACGAGGAGGTGATCGACACCGGGCTGGCAAAGATCTACCAGTCCCACCTCGAGGTGGCCCGCAAACTGGCTGAGGACGAGGACTTCGACCTCAAGATCACGCTGCTGGACGGCAAGGCGTTCGAGAAGATTCTCGAGTACGTGCGCCGCAAGAAGCCGTGGCTGCTGGTCATGGGCCGCATCGGAGTGCACAGCGACGAGTCGATGGACATCGGCTCCAACACCGAAAACCTGCTGCGCCTGGTGCCCTGCAATGTGCTGCTCTCGAGCCAGCGGTTTACCCCGGACGTGGACGTGCAGGCCGAATCCTCGATGATCTGGACGGAGCCGGCACAGCGCATCCTGGACCGGGCTCCCGACTTCGCCAAGGGCATCGCCCGCACCACCGTGCACCGCTGGGCCATGGAACGCGGCCACTCCGTGGTCACGGTCTCCGTACTGGAGCAGGCACTAGGCACCATCCTGCCCCGC
This window encodes:
- a CDS encoding c-type cytochrome, with the protein product MKRALMIVAALGLAVPAQAQEPDLGTDAQREAGKVLYDAKCAHCHGLTGDGIGPATDYLRPAPRDFTSSTFKFRSSMSGELPSDEDIKRSIREGMPYTGMPPWPSLSESEITNLMYYIKTFADDFAGPFGIPELIEIPDAPRASEESIARGREVFLENQCVDCHGDLGRGDGPSAPTLTDQWGFHIRAADLTKRWTFRNGSSREDIYRTFNTGLDGSPMPAYEIEPIEDRWALVDYVLSLSNDEPNYATTLVADPVDAISEEAFEAARPALFPIVGQVVEPGRSFFPGVNAVEARALVTADQIAVRLRWHDLQADTRGSNGPDVAVEEVPGEPWIGAPDTSGTWSDAVALQFPTEAPDGVELPYFMFGDRKNSVDLWFADMAGPTATHYVGSGSNALTAEGPSLGVDAAFEDGAWTATFTRDRSVEGHIGFEAGTFIPVAFTVWDGFNAEAGNRRGISVWYNLYVDVADKPSPAGPMAGYGLFTLLLGVGITFYMRRKYASE
- a CDS encoding 4Fe-4S binding protein translates to MFTITDKCTACGKCLPECPIEAIEVGDPIYVINDTCCDFEECVSVCPEDAIVPEEDA
- a CDS encoding radical SAM protein; this encodes MDAGQGAENELTTEECLDLVVEMRALGTEMLILTGGEPLLRRDIYQIASRASELGMWVVMGTNGVLVNDHVAKKMVECGVKGVGISIDSVDPCKHNAFRGGPDAWKYSVRALEICRKHGLEVLVQSTVMRDNLEEVPDLMAFARDKGAWSFNLYYLVETGRGREMAEQELSAAQTDASLRELVDAQHEYAPMLVRAKCAPQFKQLAFEMGRGGMESGGCMAGTEYCRITPEGNVTPCPYMDLVAGNVRDQGFTAVWDTSSVLLDLRDTARLKGKCGSCEFSELCGGCRCRAYAASGDHLAQDPACMYQPGSMERPEIPDVAFSDPVIRRIDRIPIAFIREKVRRGLIAYASRHHLSVVTTADMDAAIAGSGRAMPAWGQS
- a CDS encoding universal stress protein, yielding MYKKIFVPVDNSEHSITAVDMAVALGKEFESELVGSHAYAARLHDYRFKQMEFTLPDEYLIEEEMEKQRKVHDTLITMGLELISDSYLVVMQARAQEAGLQFEPKMYDGKNFRVIADDINTSDYDLVIMGALGLGAVKDSQIGSVCERVVRRTKTDTLVIKNTAPMEDQLTPNVGEVAHKDGGGIVVAVDGSPESFAGLKTAIQMGKALGKTVEAISAYDPYLHYAMFNSIVHVLTEKASKVFKFQEQEQLHEEVIDTGLAKIYQSHLEVARKLAEDEDFDLKITLLDGKAFEKILEYVRRKKPWLLVMGRIGVHSDESMDIGSNTENLLRLVPCNVLLSSQRFTPDVDVQAESSMIWTEPAQRILDRAPDFAKGIARTTVHRWAMERGHSVVTVSVLEQALGTILPRSSMLAMGIIADDVARTQIETANEQTWVCAKCGWVARNFEPHKCTVCSAEKEHLQLLDKEAIEGLAPLEGAIHEEQAFDKVRLKYTEEARAILAAIPDGYQRRRAKAKVEKRARVRKIDTITRTMVAEVVDVTEIETRMLEERGELGQRAVDAAQAPERNTRDGNYSWTPDAVARLARVPEGFMRNATKRRIEKIADEQGTDLVDLPVVEEGIKVGLQMMEEAIRKQNAAKKSGAEGHDSHGGDGAAPAGGDGAAGPAMPPDLDDA